Proteins from a single region of Argiope bruennichi chromosome 6, qqArgBrue1.1, whole genome shotgun sequence:
- the LOC129971557 gene encoding aftiphilin-like isoform X1, which produces MASNFIPMLSSSPPPLDDCPDNDDDDDEFGTFTSANIPFDSSFDSPVAGEKYKPFKAGANGINDISLNNDLNTFCSYSDSQPQPNSKYTLSFSSQTQNKCKKNSSLTEGDDNVLPDQFEKHSSSLEDIPSKINSSASQNCVPDSVHTLNDDSENSYDLREDSNWHEKNELSTCSKEETLKIESESLDSSNFNCDADKIKKPLFVPPYDDEFEETDNSNEMHTAHNETFQSSDIEECQESLPVVNTSKCVIQRSNDVQSKVEEISSSIPQDNSISKNQDSEFSTDLPHSDEFDDFQTANLVSSSTEKCSDIKRESFEEEDENPVTFEADFADFQSSKNYHSEDSKFEKFQSDEKCSHSAGDEFGDFGSFQTNEDCHNSEADEFDDFQSCDKKVGVSSSLNEDEHAGTCSSHDNSKFPSLKEPVVLDDDFDEEFDDFQACPDIAAPVEQGFANFETQPFDQKEESEFADFESASFNSASSETFQSSVHPSMNVPNQEKNVDKLSTVTSTIFPLKEEESNATDASYDPASEILEQCNKSRRLWEKLHEVEQTPALRFQWGVSHSFQQLLRSVNVDYHSILRTSSVPIFASSLSLLEPIKGQANSASQESDDKIQSPKDPIPPVEFDWNSSGLVNPLDSGQAASMLMDLSFLSSSESVTSSSIGNNSFENELLKPSPVPACSESSNTNFILEELLSKNVCSIPNSKITHRQLNLSEEAKNVLDQLPDLSFMRAKVLMFPISSKT; this is translated from the exons ATGGCGTCAAATTTCATTCCTATGCTGTCTTCAAGCCCTCCTCCACTGGATGATTGTCCAGATAATGATGATGACGATGATGAATTTGGCACTTTTACTTCTGCTAACATTCCATTTGATTCCTCATTTGATAGTCCAGTCGCTGGAGAGAAGTACAAACCTTTCAAGGCTGGAGCTAATGGCATTAACGATATAAGTTTAAATAATGATCTAAATACATTTTGTTCTTATTCTGATTCTCAACCTCAACCAAACTCAAAATACACTCTTAGTTTTTCATCTCAGACCCAAAATAAGTGCAAGAAAAACTCCAGTTTAACTGAAGGTGATGACAATGTTCTTCCTGATCAATTTGAAAAACACTCTTCTTCCTTAGAAGACATTCCAAGCAAAATTAACTCTTCTGCTAGTCAAAATTGTGTGCCAGATAGTGTACATACATTAAATGATGATTCAGAAAACTCATATGATTTGCGTGAAGATAGCAATTggcatgaaaaaaatgaattgtccACTTGCTCAAAAGAGGAAACTCTAAAAATTGAATCAGAATCCCTTGATTCAAGCAATTTTAACTGTGATGCTGATAAAATTAAGAAACCACTTTTTGTGCCTCCTTATGATGATGAATTTGAGGAAACAGATAACTCAAATGAAATGCATACTGCACATAATGAAACTTTTCAAAGTAGTGATATAGAAGAATGTCAAGAATCATTGCCTGTTGTAAATACTTCTAAGTGTGTCATACAGAGATCAAACGACGTACAAAGTAAAGTAGAAGAAATTTCTAGTTCTATTCCTCAAGATAATTCTATTTCTAAAAATCAGGACTCAGAATTTTCAACAGATCTTCCTCACAGTGATGAATTTGATGATTTCCAGACAGCAAATCTTGTAAGTAGTTCTACAGAAAAATGCTCTGATATAAAAAGGGAATCTTTTGAGGAAGAAGATGAAAATCCTGTGACTTTTGAAGCTGATTTTGCTGACTTTCAATCCAGCAAAAATTATCATTCTGAAGATAGTAAGTTCGAAAAATTTCAGTCTGATGAAAAATGTAGTCATTCTGCAGGTGATGAATTTGGTGATTTTGGAAGTTTTCAAACTAATGAAGACTGCCATAACTCTGAGGCAGACGAGTTTGATGATTTCCAAAGTTGTGACAAAAAGGTTGGTGTTAGTTCATCTTTGAATGAAGATGAGCATGCTGGTACGTGCAGTAGTCATGATAATAGCAAATTTCCAAGTTTGAAAGAGCCTGTAGTCCTAGATGAtgattttgatgaagaatttgaTGATTTCCAAGCATGTCCTGATATTGCTGCTCCTGTGGAGCAGGGATTTGCTAATTTTGAGACTCAGCCTTTTGATCAGAAAGAAGAGTCAGAATTTGCAGATTTTGAAAGTGCATCTTTTAATTCAGCATCTAGTGAAACATTCCAAAGTTCTGTTCATCCTTCCATGAATGTTCCTAATCAG gaaaaaaatgtgGACAAGCTGTCAACAGTGACAAGTACCATTTTTCCCCTGAAAGAGGAAGAATCAAACGCTACTGATGCCTCATATGATCCTGCATCAGAAATTTTAGAACAGTGCAATAAAAG tcgcAGATTGTGGGAGAAATTACATGAAGTTGAACAGACGCCTGCTTTACGTTTTCAGTGGGGAGTTTCCCATTCTTTTCAGCAACTTCTGCGTTCTGTGAATGTAGACTATCACAGTATt ttgcGCACGTCGTCCGTCCCAATTTTCGCTTCAAGTCTAAGTCTTCTAGAACCGATCAAGGGTCAAGCAAACTCAGCTAGCCAAGAATCAGATGATAAAATACAGAGCCCAAAA gATCCAATACCACCTGTAGAGTTTGATTGGAACAGCAGTGGACTAGTGAACCCACTAGACTCTGGCCAAGCTGCTTCAATGCTTATGGATCTCTCATTCTTATCTTCTTCTGAATCTGTCACCTCATCATCCATTGGAAATAATA gtTTTGAAAATGAACTTTTGAAACCTAGTCCTGTTCCTGCATGTTCGGAGAGTAGCaatacaaatttcattcttgAAGAACTGCTTTCTAAAAATGTATGCTCCATTCCAAATTCCAAAATAACCCACCGGCAACTTAATTTAAGTGAAGAAGCAAAGAATGTCTTGGACCAATTGCCTGATTTATCATTTATGCGAGCAAAGGTTCTGATGTTTCCTATATCTAGCAAAACctga
- the LOC129971557 gene encoding aftiphilin-like isoform X2, producing MASNFIPMLSSSPPPLDDCPDNDDDDDEFGTFTSANIPFDSSFDSPVAGEKYKPFKAGANGINDISLNNDLNTFCSYSDSQPQPNSKYTLSFSSQTQNKCKKNSSLTEGDDNVLPDQFEKHSSSLEDIPSKINSSASQNCVPDSVHTLNDDSENSYDLREDSNWHEKNELSTCSKEETLKIESESLDSSNFNCDADKIKKPLFVPPYDDEFEETDNSNEMHTAHNETFQSSDIEECQESLPVVNTSKCVIQRSNDVQSKVEEISSSIPQDNSISKNQDSEFSTDLPHSDEFDDFQTANLVSSSTEKCSDIKRESFEEEDENPVTFEADFADFQSSKNYHSEDSKFEKFQSDEKCSHSAGDEFGDFGSFQTNEDCHNSEADEFDDFQSCDKKVGVSSSLNEDEHAGTCSSHDNSKFPSLKEPVVLDDDFDEEFDDFQACPDIAAPVEQGFANFETQPFDQKEESEFADFESASFNSASSETFQSSVHPSMNVPNQEKNVDKLSTVTSTIFPLKEEESNATDASYDPASEILEQCNKSRRLWEKLHEVEQTPALRFQWGVSHSFQQLLRSVNVDYHSILRTSSVPIFASSLSLLEPIKGQANSASQESDDKIQSPKSIRICLSGNRENSDRKISRA from the exons ATGGCGTCAAATTTCATTCCTATGCTGTCTTCAAGCCCTCCTCCACTGGATGATTGTCCAGATAATGATGATGACGATGATGAATTTGGCACTTTTACTTCTGCTAACATTCCATTTGATTCCTCATTTGATAGTCCAGTCGCTGGAGAGAAGTACAAACCTTTCAAGGCTGGAGCTAATGGCATTAACGATATAAGTTTAAATAATGATCTAAATACATTTTGTTCTTATTCTGATTCTCAACCTCAACCAAACTCAAAATACACTCTTAGTTTTTCATCTCAGACCCAAAATAAGTGCAAGAAAAACTCCAGTTTAACTGAAGGTGATGACAATGTTCTTCCTGATCAATTTGAAAAACACTCTTCTTCCTTAGAAGACATTCCAAGCAAAATTAACTCTTCTGCTAGTCAAAATTGTGTGCCAGATAGTGTACATACATTAAATGATGATTCAGAAAACTCATATGATTTGCGTGAAGATAGCAATTggcatgaaaaaaatgaattgtccACTTGCTCAAAAGAGGAAACTCTAAAAATTGAATCAGAATCCCTTGATTCAAGCAATTTTAACTGTGATGCTGATAAAATTAAGAAACCACTTTTTGTGCCTCCTTATGATGATGAATTTGAGGAAACAGATAACTCAAATGAAATGCATACTGCACATAATGAAACTTTTCAAAGTAGTGATATAGAAGAATGTCAAGAATCATTGCCTGTTGTAAATACTTCTAAGTGTGTCATACAGAGATCAAACGACGTACAAAGTAAAGTAGAAGAAATTTCTAGTTCTATTCCTCAAGATAATTCTATTTCTAAAAATCAGGACTCAGAATTTTCAACAGATCTTCCTCACAGTGATGAATTTGATGATTTCCAGACAGCAAATCTTGTAAGTAGTTCTACAGAAAAATGCTCTGATATAAAAAGGGAATCTTTTGAGGAAGAAGATGAAAATCCTGTGACTTTTGAAGCTGATTTTGCTGACTTTCAATCCAGCAAAAATTATCATTCTGAAGATAGTAAGTTCGAAAAATTTCAGTCTGATGAAAAATGTAGTCATTCTGCAGGTGATGAATTTGGTGATTTTGGAAGTTTTCAAACTAATGAAGACTGCCATAACTCTGAGGCAGACGAGTTTGATGATTTCCAAAGTTGTGACAAAAAGGTTGGTGTTAGTTCATCTTTGAATGAAGATGAGCATGCTGGTACGTGCAGTAGTCATGATAATAGCAAATTTCCAAGTTTGAAAGAGCCTGTAGTCCTAGATGAtgattttgatgaagaatttgaTGATTTCCAAGCATGTCCTGATATTGCTGCTCCTGTGGAGCAGGGATTTGCTAATTTTGAGACTCAGCCTTTTGATCAGAAAGAAGAGTCAGAATTTGCAGATTTTGAAAGTGCATCTTTTAATTCAGCATCTAGTGAAACATTCCAAAGTTCTGTTCATCCTTCCATGAATGTTCCTAATCAG gaaaaaaatgtgGACAAGCTGTCAACAGTGACAAGTACCATTTTTCCCCTGAAAGAGGAAGAATCAAACGCTACTGATGCCTCATATGATCCTGCATCAGAAATTTTAGAACAGTGCAATAAAAG tcgcAGATTGTGGGAGAAATTACATGAAGTTGAACAGACGCCTGCTTTACGTTTTCAGTGGGGAGTTTCCCATTCTTTTCAGCAACTTCTGCGTTCTGTGAATGTAGACTATCACAGTATt ttgcGCACGTCGTCCGTCCCAATTTTCGCTTCAAGTCTAAGTCTTCTAGAACCGATCAAGGGTCAAGCAAACTCAGCTAGCCAAGAATCAGATGATAAAATACAGAGCCCAAAA AGCATTAGAATCTGCCTATCAGGAAATAGAGAAAATTCAGATAGAAAGATTTCAAGagcataa